A window of the Streptomyces luomodiensis genome harbors these coding sequences:
- a CDS encoding carbohydrate ABC transporter permease: MTDLSHLPGRTADRLRPAGRTSEEPVARPRRRLRLPFSPWHLLLAPLALLFAVPLIWLGLSSVMSDAEINRFPPALWPSGIDLDGYRYVLGNAMFPRWFANSLIVSAVAVVSNLLLGTLGGYAFARMRFGGSRVLLVLMLATMAIPFQLTMIPTFLVMRKLGLTDTLGALIVPSLVTPFAVFLLRQFFLSLPRELEEAAWIDGCSRLRVLFQIVVPLSRPALSTVAVLTFLTTWNDLSWPLIALNHEANYTLQLGLTTFRGQHHTQWSAVMAGNVITVLPVLLAFLAAQKTFVRSITSTGLKG; encoded by the coding sequence ATGACGGACCTGTCCCACCTCCCGGGGAGGACCGCCGACCGGCTCCGGCCGGCCGGCCGGACCTCCGAAGAGCCCGTGGCCCGCCCACGGCGCCGGCTCCGGCTGCCGTTCAGCCCGTGGCATCTGCTGCTCGCTCCGCTGGCGCTGCTCTTCGCCGTACCGCTGATCTGGCTGGGGCTCAGCTCCGTAATGAGCGACGCGGAGATCAACCGGTTCCCGCCGGCGCTCTGGCCCTCCGGCATCGACCTGGACGGCTACCGGTACGTCCTGGGCAACGCGATGTTCCCGCGCTGGTTCGCCAACTCCCTGATCGTCTCGGCCGTCGCGGTCGTCTCGAACCTGCTGCTCGGAACGCTGGGCGGATACGCCTTCGCCCGGATGCGGTTCGGCGGGTCCCGGGTGCTGCTGGTGCTGATGCTGGCCACCATGGCCATCCCGTTCCAGCTGACGATGATCCCGACCTTCCTGGTCATGCGGAAGCTGGGACTCACCGACACCCTCGGGGCGCTGATCGTCCCGTCGCTGGTGACGCCGTTCGCGGTGTTCCTGCTGCGGCAGTTCTTCCTCTCCCTGCCCAGGGAGCTGGAGGAAGCCGCCTGGATCGACGGGTGTTCGCGGCTGCGGGTGCTGTTCCAGATCGTGGTCCCGCTGTCCCGCCCGGCGCTGAGCACCGTCGCCGTCCTCACCTTCCTCACCACCTGGAACGACCTGTCGTGGCCGCTCATCGCCCTGAACCACGAGGCCAACTACACCCTCCAACTGGGCCTGACCACCTTCCGGGGACAGCACCACACCCAGTGGTCGGCCGTGATGGCGGGCAACGTCATCACCGTCCTGCCGGTGCTGCTCGCCTTCCTCGCCGCCCAGAAGACCTTCGTCCGGTCGATCACCTCCACCGGCCTCAAGGGCTGA
- a CDS encoding carbohydrate kinase family protein, whose product MPPSFDLLVIGDANPDVIIGPLDAPLAFGQREQLVDSGALTIGGSAAITACGAARLGLRVAFAGRVGDDGAGHYMRDRLAAHGVDVQALHLDESRPTPLTVIVTRGDDRAILTAPGTLAATTGADVPERLLTSARHVHSASFFLMPQLAADLPGLFDTARAAGATTSLDTNDDPSGRWDLAPLAPVLARTDILLPNADEAHRLAGTDGTSVAAAAESLARQVPLVAVKNGADGALCHDGRTLHTTAGLRVTPQDAVGAGDSFNAGFLAARLAGRSTTEALDLAAVCGALSTRAAGGTTAQPTWEETLTHLTANGDSPS is encoded by the coding sequence ATGCCGCCCAGCTTCGACCTGCTCGTCATCGGGGACGCCAACCCCGACGTCATCATCGGACCGCTCGACGCCCCACTCGCCTTCGGCCAGCGCGAACAGCTCGTCGACAGCGGCGCACTCACCATCGGCGGCTCCGCCGCGATCACCGCGTGCGGCGCCGCCCGGCTGGGGCTGCGCGTGGCCTTCGCCGGACGCGTCGGGGACGACGGCGCCGGACACTACATGCGCGACCGGCTCGCCGCGCACGGCGTCGACGTCCAGGCGCTGCACCTGGACGAGAGCCGGCCGACACCGCTCACGGTCATCGTCACCCGCGGCGACGACCGTGCCATCCTCACCGCGCCGGGCACCCTCGCCGCGACGACCGGGGCCGACGTCCCCGAACGCCTGCTCACCTCGGCCCGGCACGTCCACTCCGCGTCCTTCTTCCTCATGCCGCAGCTCGCCGCCGACCTGCCCGGCCTCTTCGACACCGCCCGCGCGGCGGGCGCCACCACCTCGCTCGACACCAACGACGACCCCTCGGGCCGATGGGACCTCGCGCCACTCGCGCCCGTCCTGGCCCGGACCGACATCCTGCTGCCCAACGCGGACGAGGCACACCGGCTGGCCGGCACCGACGGCACCTCCGTCGCCGCGGCCGCCGAATCCCTCGCCCGCCAGGTCCCGCTGGTGGCCGTCAAGAACGGGGCGGACGGCGCCCTGTGCCACGACGGCCGGACCCTGCACACCACCGCCGGCCTCCGGGTGACACCCCAGGACGCCGTCGGCGCGGGCGACAGCTTCAACGCGGGCTTCCTGGCCGCACGGCTGGCGGGCCGGTCCACCACCGAGGCGCTCGACCTCGCCGCCGTATGCGGTGCGCTGTCCACCCGCGCCGCAGGCGGCACCACCGCCCAGCCCACCTGGGAAGAAACCCTCACCCACCTCACCGCCAACGGAGACAGCCCGTCATGA
- a CDS encoding alpha-glucosidase/alpha-galactosidase, producing MINPKIVLVGAGSVVFTQGLLADLFAFPELRTAHIALHDIDAERLATAEAAARYIAGKRDAAVRITAHADRRAALEGADFVINIVQIGMGEATRTDFEIPARHGVRQTIGDTLGVGGIFRALRTFPFLKALGEDIAAVCPEAWLLNYTNPMAMNVQYLVAATGLTRVVGLCHSVHWTMHDLCALLKVPFEEVTYRAAGVNHQAWVLRFEHDGTDLYPRLDALIAEDEQLRRRVRVDMYRRLGYYPTETSEHSSEYVPWYLHHDSEIERLRLPIGAYLGIVEENVAEYERTRDALASGACIDVEGTMEYAPQIIHSMVTGTPRTVYGNVPNRGLIENLPAHGVVEVPCLVDRSGVQPTRAGALPPQLAALNRTYLSMNDLVVRAALEDEPRHIRHAAMTDPATAAALRVEQIWELCDDMVRAHADRLQPALRATLGS from the coding sequence ATGATCAACCCCAAAATCGTGCTGGTCGGCGCCGGCAGCGTCGTCTTCACCCAGGGCCTGCTGGCGGATCTGTTCGCCTTCCCCGAGCTGAGGACCGCGCACATCGCCCTGCACGACATCGACGCGGAACGCCTGGCCACCGCCGAGGCCGCCGCGCGGTACATCGCCGGGAAACGGGACGCCGCCGTGCGCATCACCGCACACGCCGACCGGCGCGCGGCGCTCGAAGGCGCCGACTTCGTCATCAACATCGTCCAGATCGGCATGGGCGAGGCCACCCGTACCGACTTCGAGATCCCCGCGCGCCACGGTGTGCGGCAGACCATCGGCGACACCCTCGGCGTCGGCGGCATCTTCCGCGCCCTGCGCACCTTCCCGTTCCTCAAGGCGCTGGGCGAGGACATCGCCGCCGTGTGCCCCGAGGCGTGGCTGCTCAACTACACCAACCCGATGGCCATGAACGTGCAGTACCTGGTGGCGGCGACCGGTCTGACCCGGGTGGTCGGCCTGTGCCACTCGGTGCACTGGACCATGCACGACCTGTGCGCCCTGCTCAAGGTCCCCTTCGAGGAGGTCACCTACCGTGCCGCCGGCGTCAACCACCAGGCGTGGGTGCTGCGGTTCGAGCACGACGGCACCGACCTGTACCCCCGGCTGGACGCCCTGATCGCCGAGGACGAGCAGCTGCGCCGCCGGGTGCGTGTCGACATGTACCGGCGGCTGGGCTACTACCCGACCGAGACCAGCGAGCACTCTTCCGAATACGTGCCCTGGTACCTGCACCACGACAGCGAGATCGAGCGGCTGCGGCTGCCCATCGGCGCCTATCTCGGCATCGTCGAGGAGAACGTGGCCGAGTACGAGCGCACCCGCGACGCCCTCGCCAGCGGCGCGTGCATCGACGTCGAGGGAACCATGGAATACGCCCCGCAGATCATCCACTCCATGGTGACCGGCACCCCCAGGACCGTCTACGGCAATGTGCCCAACCGGGGGCTCATCGAGAACCTCCCCGCCCACGGCGTCGTCGAAGTGCCATGCCTGGTCGACCGGTCCGGTGTCCAGCCGACCCGGGCCGGTGCCCTCCCCCCGCAGCTCGCCGCGCTCAACCGCACCTACCTCAGCATGAACGACCTCGTGGTGCGCGCCGCCCTGGAGGACGAGCCGCGCCACATCCGGCACGCGGCCATGACCGACCCGGCGACCGCCGCCGCCCTGCGGGTCGAGCAGATCTGGGAGCTGTGCGACGACATGGTGCGCGCGCACGCCGACCGGCTGCAACCCGCGCTGCGCGCCACCCTCGGCAGCTGA
- a CDS encoding SIS domain-containing protein has translation MSHTSDEIASQPECWERAVSEAPRHAKALPAPGERVAVIGCGTSLFMAQAYARLREGIGHGITDAYPASEARLLRPYDRILALTRSGTTTEIVSALEEAAEPARITTVTAVADSPATAKADEVICLDYADERSVVQTRFPTTELLLLRAHLGLPTDDALADVATALASPLPDELTGAEQITFLGADWSVGVAHEAALKVREAAAHWTESYSAMEYRHGPIAVARAGRAVWSLTPVADSLADRVGATGAYLRQGVLDPLAELVLAQRLAVRLAENAGRNPDRPEHLTRSVILGSQD, from the coding sequence ATGTCCCACACCAGTGATGAGATCGCCAGCCAGCCGGAGTGCTGGGAGCGGGCGGTGAGCGAAGCGCCGCGCCACGCCAAGGCGCTGCCCGCGCCGGGCGAGCGGGTCGCGGTCATCGGCTGCGGCACCTCGCTGTTCATGGCCCAGGCGTACGCGCGGCTGCGCGAAGGCATCGGCCACGGCATCACCGACGCCTATCCGGCGTCCGAGGCGCGGCTGCTCAGGCCCTACGACCGGATCCTCGCCCTCACCCGGTCCGGCACCACCACCGAGATCGTCTCGGCGCTCGAGGAGGCCGCGGAACCGGCGCGGATCACCACGGTCACCGCCGTCGCCGACTCCCCGGCGACGGCCAAGGCCGACGAGGTGATCTGCCTGGACTACGCCGACGAGCGGTCGGTGGTGCAGACCCGGTTCCCCACCACCGAACTGCTGTTGCTCCGTGCCCACCTCGGGCTCCCCACCGACGACGCGCTCGCCGACGTGGCCACCGCGCTCGCCTCGCCGCTCCCCGACGAGCTGACCGGCGCCGAGCAGATCACCTTCCTCGGGGCCGACTGGAGCGTGGGCGTCGCCCACGAGGCCGCGCTCAAGGTGCGCGAGGCGGCGGCCCATTGGACGGAGTCCTACTCCGCCATGGAGTACCGGCACGGCCCGATCGCCGTGGCCCGCGCGGGCCGGGCCGTGTGGAGCCTGACCCCCGTGGCGGACTCACTCGCCGACCGGGTCGGCGCCACCGGGGCGTATCTGCGCCAGGGCGTTCTCGATCCGCTGGCCGAACTCGTCCTCGCCCAGCGCCTGGCCGTCCGTCTCGCCGAGAACGCCGGCCGGAACCCCGACCGGCCCGAGCACCTGACCCGCTCGGTCATCCTCGGCTCCCAGGACTGA